Within Legionella birminghamensis, the genomic segment TGCATCAAGCGATGGTTCAGTCAGTTTTATTTATGGATCAGATCAAATCAGGGTTGTTTGTGCGCCTTTACAAGTGTGTGATATTGCCCTCCAACCAGGAGAGCAATTTAATGACATGAACGTTGGTGACCCACGCTTTGTCGTTGAACCATCCATCACAGGCTCTGGGGCTATGCAACAAATCCATCTGCTCATAAAACCTAAAGATGTAGGGCTTGATTCTTCTTTGGTAGTCACCACGGACAGAAGAACGTATCACTTTAGATTAAAGTCAGATAGAACCGAATTTATGCCTTACATTTCATTTACTTATCCTGATGAGGCAAAAGCCAAATGGCAGTTACTGCAAAGCATCCAGGCTGAAAGACGAAAAGTAGATACCTTACCAGAAACCAATGAATATCTAGGCGATCTTAACTTCAATTATCGAATTCAAGGCAATGCCCGATTTAAACCAGTTAGAGTTTATAACAATGGCGTCAAAACGATTATTGAGATGCCAAGAACCATGGCTCAAAGTGAAGCGCCTGCGCTGCTGGTTTTAAGAAGTCGAGGACTATTTAAAAAATCAGAGTCGGTCATGGTCAATTATCGTCTTCAGGGTTGTCGTTACATCGTGGACGGGATTTTTGATAAAGCCATATTGGTTATCGGCAGCGGTTCCTCTCAAGAAAAAATTACGATTACAAGGTGCTGAAGATGAAAGAATTAAGTGTTTTATTGGCTGCCGTCTTGTTATCAAGCTGTGCCAGCATGCGTTATGGCAATTTCACCCAAATGCCTCAGGGCAAAGATGCTTTTCTGGCGGCAGATGCAGCTACTCAATTAACGCGAGTATATCCACCTGCTCAAAATACATTTTGTATTGGTCAGGCAGTCAACGATGGCTTTGGCTTAAGTCTTATTCAAAACTTGAGAAAAAAGGGTTATGGCATCAATGAAAATCAATGCCCTAAGAATAAAGCTAATTTTTTCTACGTCCTTGATGAACTTAAACCTCAAAGTTACAGAGTAAGCCTTTTTGTAGGAACGCAAACATTGAGCCGTCTGTATTCAAAAAGCCACGAAAATATCTTTCCTGTCAGCGCATGGACTCATAAGGAATAAGAACGATGAATAAAAATAATGATTATTTGTCACCAGACAATTCACCGCAAAAGCTTCAAACCACAGGTGTAAAACGTGTAAATAATGTGCCACTCATGATTGCAGTTGGTATTTTAACTCTTTTTGTGGTGCTTATCGCATTGGTTGCCAATAAACGAGCTAATGCGCAAAACCAGCCACCAGAAATAGTAAAGGTTAAAAATCCTAAGAAAAATACCATGAGCCTTGCCAATGATGTGGTAGGAAATCATAAAACGGCAGTAATTCCGCCCCAGAGTGGCACGATAGCTAATAATGAAGCAGCTCCTTTGCCCATTCCTGAACAACTTCCTCATCAAGAAGATACTCTGACACAAGAGGTATCTGAAGCTGAAATCGAACGTATTCGTCAGGAAAAAACTCAAGAATTTGAAGAGGCTGTAAAAGCTAAGTCATCCGTAATGGTAGATAACCCACGATTGAATAATCGCGACACTACCAAAACGTCCATGAATAGCAATGAGATGACATTAAACATCGACCCTTCATCAACGTTT encodes:
- the trbG gene encoding P-type conjugative transfer protein TrbG — translated: MKRIMQLFCLLTPITSFALDNTILAEHYFSDTVPKLSSQEKQGLDIAERTQQGEKTSIPFASSDGSVSFIYGSDQIRVVCAPLQVCDIALQPGEQFNDMNVGDPRFVVEPSITGSGAMQQIHLLIKPKDVGLDSSLVVTTDRRTYHFRLKSDRTEFMPYISFTYPDEAKAKWQLLQSIQAERRKVDTLPETNEYLGDLNFNYRIQGNARFKPVRVYNNGVKTIIEMPRTMAQSEAPALLVLRSRGLFKKSESVMVNYRLQGCRYIVDGIFDKAILVIGSGSSQEKITITRC
- a CDS encoding conjugal transfer protein TrbH; the encoded protein is MKELSVLLAAVLLSSCASMRYGNFTQMPQGKDAFLAADAATQLTRVYPPAQNTFCIGQAVNDGFGLSLIQNLRKKGYGINENQCPKNKANFFYVLDELKPQSYRVSLFVGTQTLSRLYSKSHENIFPVSAWTHKE